TTAAAGAGATACTAGCTATAAAATGTAacaatatgtctagagatgagtgagtatacacgctaaggcacattactcgagcgagtagtgccttagccgagtatctccctgatcgtctctaaagattcggggggcggggagcggcgggggagagcggggaggaacagaggggagatatctctctccctctccccccccgctcctccctgctccccaccgcaactcatctgtcacatGCGCCagccccagaatctttagagacgagctgggagatactcggctaaggcactactcgctcgagtaatgtgccttagcgagtatactcgctcgtctctaaatatgGCCACTATATGGATTTGTTTACATGGTCATATATACAACTAAACCACCCATAGAGTTTCTGGATCTATGTCCTAAATGGGTGCTATATGTGTACTAGATACTGTACGGTGATAACCAAATGGCTTTGAAAAAAGTTTTGAGAGCAACCCAGAAGCTACAGTATTTACACATGGGCTGGAGGATGTCCATTTTCAACGGCATGCCGAAAACTCCCATGATAAGTGGTGGCACGGAAAGTATAAGAATGACCCCGGAGGGAGCCATCGATTTGGCCACTTTGCAGTTTATTATTGCAGCCGAAAAAATTAAGAAATCCATTCCTGTAGTTCTTATTCATCCAGCCGTAAAGTAGTGGGTTAGCAAAGGTAGAGCACATAGCAATGACATGAAAGATGGAATAAAGGAGCTTGTACTCTTGAAATACAAGGACCCAATCCAAATCAATGGCCAACTGGAAGACGTGAAAGGGAAGCCAACAAACGGCAAATACAACAACCATCATGACCAGCATCTTGGTTGTATTTTTCCTCCGTTGTTGGGTATCACATCTGGGTGTTGGACTTATATGGTTCTTTAGCTTCAACCATATTCGCATATATGCATAGCATATTACAACCAGAGGCAGGACATATTGTACAAGAAGCATTGAAATGCTGTAGATGGCTGCATCCCTGCTATTATTTGAGGGCCACTTCTCGGCACAAACAGCTATTTTGAGTTTCAAGGCTGGTAAGTCTTCAAACCTATATTCTCTAAAAatagctaaaggaatagcaaaaATGGAAGCTGCCACCCATGTGATGGTGACAATTAAGAAGCTGAATTTTTTGGAGATCCGACTGCTTAAGTGAAATACAATACACCAGTATCTATCCAAAGCGATGACAACTAGGGTCAGCGTTGAGACGTTAACACTCATGGCTTGCGCATAAGGGAACAGATGACAAAGTACTGATCCAAATTTCCACTCATTCATCAACGTGTAGACCAGGGTGAAGGGAAGGCAAAGACTGTCCACCATAAGATCTGCAACAGCTAAATTGGCTATGAAGAAGTTTGTCACTGTTCTCATGTTTTTGTATTTCATAATCATGTAAATAACCAAAGAGTTGCCAAGAAGCCCCAAGAGGATGATCAAAGAGTATGCTGTGATGAGGATGATCTGAACCCAAAGAAGATTGGTGCTGTCTGTCATGAAGCTAGAACCGTGGAAATACTGGATGGGGGAAACAGTGCTTTTTGAATGCCATTCTCTCAAGTTACGTTCTTCTGTCATGTTGCTTTGCTTTAATGTTCCCATTTGTACTGAGAACATACCTTGATTTTGCCTACAATAGAAAGTAAAAGTGGTGGTCATTCAATTGAATTTAGGATTGTCAACAATAACATAAAATTGTATTTTAAAAAACTCAAAAACTAACCACTTTAGAACTGCTCATCATGCATTTATGGAGGACGCTTGTGGTCCTTaaacccaggttatagcagctaTCTGAGTGCAGAATGCTTAGGTGCCAGAGGCTGTTAGGGACCCAGGAAAGAAGGCAGAATCACTGCCACCTCCTCTAACAAAAATTATATCTAAGCGACCAGAGGCATAACGTGAAGCTCTTGGGCTCcaaggcaaaacctgtaacagggcccccaaatataatgctttattcatagtaatgggctccctatatggggaactGGCAtctaatgggccccctaaggctcctgggcctgggtgcaaccgcatcccctgcatcccctatagttacacccctgtaagCAACCCAAAAATATACCCTCTCCATCAGTGCTGTAGTGCTAGCCCCCACCCATTTACCCTAAATTGGTAGTATGAAAATTAAAGGCATTGtaaaggattagaaaaacatgtctacaTTATTACAACTCGGCTTCATTTAAAAAGGTATTTCCAagactgacttttatcacctattcctaGGATAAGTGGTAAAAGTCTGATCATTGGGGTCTTACCAGTGAGACCTCCATCAATCCCAAGAACGAAGGTCCTGTGTTccactctcctcctcactgtaggctcACTGGACCCATTGCAGGGAGGAGAAAATTGAACGGAGTCACAGTTGAGTTTATACTCATCTATTTCTGTCATCCACATTGAGATGAAGGCAGCAGCACTGTAGAGGGATAGGTTGCGCAATTATAATGTGAAAAAGCTTGATTTCTGCGGATTTATGGTAAGTGTGGTTCATATGATAGTAATAAGGATTATATGCGGATTCTATATATATGCGGGTTTGCTGCCATCTAATGGGCAAAAGTTATTGTGCTCTTTTCTACATTATGCTGGGATGCTGTAATTGGCGGCAGAGAGCACAGGACAAGAGCCGGAAACCAGCTTGAATAGGGTAGTGTACTGGAAGCCACTTGTCTAAGAAGATGCATTATGTTTGGCATGCGAGTGGTTCCTGTTTCAGGGCCTATGACTGATCTTCACCCTAACATGGAAACTACTTGTGAGTGGTCACACATAggatatttctgtgtccagatgattggggcCACATGTTGTGCACCCCTATGTTACAGGAATATGATAGGATACTTTATTAGGGTCAGGGCACACTGGGCCAAGAACTATGCTAGCTCCATCTGGGTGAGGGAGAGCCTTGCTCCAGCACTACTGGCAGTCGGTGGCGCCAGAGGTACTGACATTCCACCCCACATAGATCCCCTATTGGCTGTCATTTTGGAGGGACTCCATTCCACCTTGGGGAATCCCCTGCATTGGGAGCCTCTGATCAATGGGCTGCCACATAAGAGCACCGTGCATGCaaagccaccactccattcaatttcCACATGACTGCAATGagctcacagtgaggaggaaaccctcgttctcaggactggtggggggtctcagcggtTAGACTCacactaatcagacttttatcacctatgctgTGCATAGATGATAAAAGTAAATCTTGGGATTACTTCTTTAAGTGAAAAAGGCTTAAAGTGATCCTCCAATTCCAGGACAAGATTTGTCTCTGCACGAGAGGGGGGAAGTAACATAATCTGCCATCCTCCACTTGTGCCAGTGAGCTGTGGACCAGCCAGTTCTTGGGACTCCTCTCAGGTTTTATAAGATGGCCACAGCACTTctcttgtaacaaacaagtcatgccagactaatctattttccttctatgactgaatcactgactgggttgatcaggaaaatgcggtggatatagtatatcttgactttagtaaagaatttgacaaagtacctcatactatacttattgaaaaaatgaccagatatgggattgacaaggcaactgttaggtggattcacaactggctgagtgatcgtactcaaagagtggtcataaatggctgtaccacaaggctctgtcctaggcccagtgttgttcagcatatttataaatgatctggaaaagggaattgatgggaaactgatcaaatttggtgATGACACAAACAATAGGGAAGAGCGAgagaaaagatctagaaaagcttgcacagtgggcagtgactaacagaatggtatttaacaaggagaaatgcaaagtcctacatctgggcaagaaaaatgaaaaaagcacatacagaatgggaggaagtgggctaagcagcagcacatggggaaaagacttgggtatactaatagatcatagactgaacgtgagtcaacaatgtgaagcagcagccaaaaaggcaaacacaattctgggatgtactaagagaagcatagagtctagatcatgtgacgTAATTatcccttctactcttccttagtcagacctcatctggaatactgtgtccaattctgggcaccccactttaaaaaagacatagacgatctgtagcaagttcagagaagagttaccaagatggtgagaggtctgcaaatcatgtcctatgaggaacggttaaagggtctgggaatgtttagcttgcaaaaaagaaggctgagaggagacttaatagcggtctacaaatatctgaagggctgtcacagtgcagagggatcagccctattctcatctgcacaaggaaagactagaagcaatgggatgaaactgaaagggaggagacacaaattagatattagaaaaactttctgaccgtgaggatgatcaatgagtggaataggttaccacaggaggtggtgagttctccttcaatggaagtgttcaaacaaaggctggacaaatatctgtctgggataatttagtaaatcctgcactgagcagggggttggaccagatgaccctggaggtcccttccaactctagcattCTGTGATTCTAAATACTTGATGCACTTTATACATAAGAAGTGCATCatcagtctaagacactacatactgCTTTTATAGGCCACTGTTGCCTAATCCAAAAGCAGCTTGAAGTGTCTCAAGTGAGAGGAGCCATTTTGGAAGCCTGAAGAAGGGCCAGGTAACTAGCAGATCCATGGCACACCAGAACAAATGGAGGACAGCAGGTAATATTAATCCCCTCCCAGGACGAACACTGtccccaggactggagggtcgcaTTTATGTAGGCGAATATTCTGCCCCCTAACAAACATGTAGctacattcacatctgtgttcaaaGCCTCCATTTGAAGGTTAGATTGCAGATCGGCATGAAATACTCATCgaataagtcctgcacaaaggattTGTTCATTCAGTAAAATGCTGGAGGGCCAaacggaaactgaatggaccccattcatAATATGGAAGAAGATCGCCTGTATAATGGTTGAGTGATTATTAATATGACCATTCTTCTGCAGTTATTGGCAGCACATCCCAGTTTACATGGGGAAATGTATTGACAGTAAACAAGCATCTTCACACCTGCATAAAAAATCTGATCAgattaagggtttattcacaagaCGAGCCGAGGATCGAGCAAATAGTTATTAAGGATCACACGTCCACACACAGCTGCTGGATGAGACTGCATACATAGTGGAGGAGGAGagctaacagctgattggtggggctggggagcagcagcagttgccTCCAGTGCTCAGTAATCAGCTGTTCGTACAGTCGGctcttctcctctgctgtgtGATAAGGATCGCAGGTCGACTTCATAGCAGCCACCCCACTCTTTATCACACAGATCCTTGCTACATAgctgggagggggaggagagacacCTGTAGGTACAGCTGATTGGTCCCTTGTTCTGCTAAAATGTATACCTCACTATAATCAGATGTGCCATGCAGGGTTCTTGAAAAGTTGGATAACAACTAATGAAttctcttccaggatcctgaataccgactgcagagttatgcaagcatttttaccacatacatcactataactagtcaaacatgcgatttagggctcctggaaagctgggtgacaaataATAGGACAACaatacatttacactcagctgtccctggatcttgaatggcaggttgacctagtggtatatacttcattctgaggcggtactactgctctttattcctcctgtaatacctccctcacagCCTGGCCTTAGCTCAgaatattttttcctgttttcctcctctaaaacccaagtgcgtcttataaagcaaaaaatatggtacatttttactgtattttcaaATTTTAAGTATAAGACTGGGttgacacagggcggatttgctgtgcaaattccgtccggaattttgcaGCGGCAAATGCCCCTGGGGCCACTAATGCCCCTGGgtccagaaatctcgtccacaggaGACGGCGTATCAGTCTCGGCAAAACTGGTAGAAGCCTGAgctgcggcgcagattccccagccacagcatgtccattctttttttttacattgcggcccagctctcctctatgggagtgctaagtgccgcgggttttgaagcagcgtttgcctgtcggaaatctcgcggtttttcgctgtggccaaactgcgagttttccgctgggaatacgccatgtgggaacccagcctaaaacttcTTAtgcaaaaaatgtacaaaataaaaaaaaaagagctgcaaCGCCAGTCACAGCCTAGAAACtacagtggcgctgtttctagaaaaaGCAGCCAGGTTTTTCTTATGTGATACGACACCTTTTAGAAAATAAGAATGCGTTCTTCTAGGAGAGGCTGAGCTCTCAGACGTTAAATGAGAGGTGATGGAAGTGGAGCTGGCGCAAATTACATCCTAAATAACACCTAGAAATTACCGGAGACTTGAACGTTCAGAAATGAAAGCCATCTGTCACACCAAGACAAAAGGAgtgttccaagaaaaaaatgaggaaaataCTAATGACCGTCTCCTGCTGGTCTTATATACTGTTTATCTTCAAATATGAAGAGATTCAAGTTTTTCTTTTCGGTGGGGAGTGTGAAAAGTCAGCGGGGAGCAAACAGAGGTGTTATATGAAGATAAGAGAATATACAGACAGCGGGGCATCTTTGATCTATTTTGTATACCAGATCACTGGTGTAAAAAAGTTCCAAATTATAGTACACAGCATAATTGACGActtttctaaagattcggggccggcggaggtgacaggtgagttgcggggggggggggggggggggggaagggagagagagatctcccctccattactttcctccctgctctcccccaccgctgccggacggcccccgaatctttagagacgagcgggcagatactcggctaaggcactactcgcttcagTAATGTggcttaccgagtatactcgctcatctctactcatgacccatcagctttactagaatttgcaccaaaaactggtggaaattatagctgaaacctaCACCAGCTCATAGTCGCCACATGCAGAAAATATTTTAAGAGGCTTGTGACGCTTAACACATTCGGCGCACCTCACGGCAGCACCCCCTTTACTTCCACCAGTGAATAACATTCCGATCTAAGTATATATACCCCAGGTTGCAATTATAGGGGCTGTCTGGCTGGAAGACTCCTGCTGAAGGCGGCATAGAACAAGAATTAGGTGAATATTGGCCACCCTTTTTATCTCTTTGTGGTAATATTAGTGTCTGAGGAGTGGgctccagcctaggagacagcggggtagagtttgggccttgtcacagtggcactaccaTCTTCCACCCTGAGGGTAACCCAACTTTTGTTTCGTGACATCACTGTTCCATCTGCTGAAGTGGTTCCAAATGATGTTGTAAATAAAGCAGTCCACTCACAGGGATAACTTTTAAAGCACAGAGCCGGCAACGGACGGCAAAGCTCGTTTACTGAACAAACTTAGTAAAGCAGTCCAAAACACTTTACATCCAGCAACAATTGAAGCAGCAAATCGGTAtgcggtgtgacagggaggatacatgggtaggcagtagagatgagcgaacgtactcgtttcgagtaattactcgatcgagcaccgcgattttcaagtacttcagtactcgggtgaaaagattcggggggcggggggaggcgtggcggtgcggagggtagcagcggggaacaggggggagccctctctctctccctctctcccccact
The nucleotide sequence above comes from Eleutherodactylus coqui strain aEleCoq1 chromosome 2, aEleCoq1.hap1, whole genome shotgun sequence. Encoded proteins:
- the LOC136610205 gene encoding neuropeptide Y receptor type 2-like yields the protein MFSVQMGTLKQSNMTEERNLREWHSKSTVSPIQYFHGSSFMTDSTNLLWVQIILITAYSLIILLGLLGNSLVIYMIMKYKNMRTVTNFFIANLAVADLMVDSLCLPFTLVYTLMNEWKFGSVLCHLFPYAQAMSVNVSTLTLVVIALDRYWCIVFHLSSRISKKFSFLIVTITWVAASIFAIPLAIFREYRFEDLPALKLKIAVCAEKWPSNNSRDAAIYSISMLLVQYVLPLVVICYAYMRIWLKLKNHISPTPRCDTQQRRKNTTKMLVMMVVVFAVCWLPFHVFQLAIDLDWVLVFQEYKLLYSIFHVIAMCSTFANPLLYGWMNKNYRNGFLNFFGCNNKLQSGQIDGSLRGHSYTFRATTYHGSFRHAVENGHPPAHV